A portion of the candidate division KSB1 bacterium genome contains these proteins:
- a CDS encoding type II toxin-antitoxin system HicB family antitoxin, translated as MHKFKIVVEKHPDGYVAYPLGLKGIVVGEGDTYEEALMDVKSAIRFHIETFGTVIIKA; from the coding sequence ATGCATAAATTTAAAATCGTAGTCGAAAAACATCCTGATGGTTATGTCGCCTATCCTCTTGGTTTAAAGGGCATCGTCGTTGGCGAAGGTGACACTTATGAAGAAGCATTGATGGATGTTAAATCTGCCATTCGTTTTCATATTGAGACTTTTGGCACAGTGATAATAAAAGCATAA
- a CDS encoding DUF433 domain-containing protein: MNPLLKRITIDPNVCFGKPCIRGTRIWVSLILDFLANGMTIAEILEEYPHLTEEDIRAAIAYGAEMSRQRYVEIPAEVAA, encoded by the coding sequence ATGAACCCACTTCTCAAACGAATAACTATAGACCCAAATGTCTGTTTCGGCAAGCCCTGTATTCGTGGTACTCGAATTTGGGTGTCGCTGATTTTGGATTTTTTGGCAAATGGGATGACAATAGCAGAAATTCTTGAGGAATATCCGCACCTAACAGAGGAGGATATTCGAGCAGCCATCGCTTATGGTGCAGAAATGTCCCGTCAACGATATGTGGAAATCCCTGCTGAGGTCGCTGCATGA
- a CDS encoding NADH-quinone oxidoreductase subunit I — protein MSYQLPDLPDMKYYDRKKRTLLDQLYVKEIGRGVWITSKHLFRNLFKWFTFRRGGVVVYYPEEQRPDLSPNNRGRHVLVQRTNGSPRCVACQMCATICPASCITIEAEESEDPIIQKRPKIFNIDVSRCIFCGFCVEACPVDAIRMLPTTEKLVGYNRFKMVYDRDTLLNWHPVVSDDVVHGYNP, from the coding sequence ATGAGTTACCAATTACCAGACCTGCCCGACATGAAATATTACGATCGCAAGAAACGAACGCTGCTGGATCAGCTTTATGTAAAGGAAATTGGCCGAGGCGTCTGGATCACATCGAAGCATTTGTTCCGAAATTTATTCAAATGGTTCACCTTCCGCAGGGGTGGTGTAGTTGTCTATTATCCCGAAGAACAACGACCCGATTTATCGCCCAATAATCGAGGGAGACATGTTCTGGTGCAACGCACCAACGGCTCGCCCCGCTGCGTGGCCTGTCAGATGTGCGCCACCATCTGCCCAGCGTCCTGCATTACTATCGAGGCTGAAGAAAGCGAGGATCCGATCATTCAAAAGCGGCCCAAAATTTTTAACATCGATGTCAGCCGCTGTATCTTCTGTGGCTTCTGTGTTGAAGCCTGTCCCGTGGACGCCATTCGGATGTTGCCGACAACGGAGAAGCTGGTGGGCTATAATCGTTTCAAAATGGTTTATGATCGGGACACGCTTTTGAATTGGCACCCTGTGGTGAGCGATGATGTGGTGCATGGGTATAATCCATGA
- a CDS encoding NADH-quinone oxidoreductase subunit J, producing the protein MDFNILMYYAFGIVAIAGGLVLLFAKHPIRGAMGLLASMVALAGMYAILQAHSIAIFQLIIYAGAIMVLIIYFIMLLDIKSEDYLRPFSKLYWIGEPLLALLAIFFIYKLYITISGEAQPFANLNPNLVPEQSAHEFGGIKIFSKNLMTKYLFAFEYVSTLLFAAIVAVISIVQLDWKGRKNE; encoded by the coding sequence ATGGATTTCAACATCCTCATGTACTACGCTTTTGGAATCGTCGCCATTGCTGGCGGGTTGGTGCTGCTGTTCGCTAAACATCCCATCCGAGGCGCTATGGGACTTTTGGCGAGCATGGTGGCGCTGGCGGGCATGTACGCCATCCTTCAGGCGCACAGCATCGCCATCTTTCAACTGATCATCTATGCTGGCGCCATTATGGTCTTGATCATCTATTTCATCATGCTATTGGATATCAAGAGCGAAGATTATTTGCGCCCATTTTCAAAATTGTACTGGATTGGTGAGCCGCTCCTCGCTCTGCTGGCCATCTTTTTCATCTATAAATTGTACATCACTATTAGCGGCGAAGCCCAACCCTTCGCCAATCTAAATCCCAATTTGGTGCCCGAGCAATCGGCTCATGAGTTCGGAGGCATTAAAATCTTTTCGAAAAACCTGATGACCAAATATCTGTTCGCCTTTGAATACGTCTCGACATTATTGTTCGCTGCCATCGTGGCAGTGATTTCGATCGTTCAACTGGATTGGAAAGGTCGCAAGAATGAGTAA
- the nuoK gene encoding NADH-quinone oxidoreductase subunit NuoK — MSNPLTDFIFGTGGFFTLSIVILLFAIGSVTFLFRRTLLHMLMAVELMLNAVNLSLIYFSRVHQNHDGQIFSLMIFVVAACEVALGIAIIVHLFKRTGTISVDAYTSERG; from the coding sequence ATGAGTAATCCGCTGACTGATTTTATATTTGGAACTGGAGGATTTTTCACCCTCTCGATTGTGATTTTACTGTTTGCCATCGGCAGCGTTACATTTTTGTTTCGGCGCACTCTGCTGCACATGCTAATGGCCGTGGAACTGATGCTCAACGCCGTCAATCTGAGCCTGATCTATTTCTCCCGAGTGCATCAGAATCATGACGGCCAGATTTTTTCGTTGATGATCTTTGTGGTGGCGGCCTGCGAGGTGGCGCTGGGCATCGCCATCATCGTGCACCTGTTCAAACGAACGGGCACGATCAGCGTTGACGCATACACTTCAGAAAGGGGCTAA
- a CDS encoding DUF5615 family PIN-like protein, with protein sequence MKFKLDENFGTRTQNIFRAAGYEVQTVRDQGLEGCSDRQLYDVCCFENICLVTLDLDFADPIHFPPDKSGGIVVIRVPRNPSLPLLERLIKQFIEANKRMPVTKELWIVEVGRIRIHQTENEDES encoded by the coding sequence ATGAAATTCAAGCTCGATGAGAATTTTGGCACCCGAACCCAAAATATCTTTCGTGCAGCAGGATATGAAGTACAAACGGTTCGGGATCAAGGATTAGAAGGTTGCTCGGATCGACAACTTTATGACGTATGCTGTTTTGAAAATATTTGTCTCGTAACGCTGGATTTAGACTTTGCAGACCCTATTCATTTTCCACCTGATAAATCTGGTGGAATTGTGGTAATTCGTGTGCCACGAAATCCGAGTCTGCCCCTGTTAGAAAGATTGATAAAACAATTTATCGAAGCGAATAAAAGAATGCCTGTGACAAAAGAATTGTGGATCGTGGAGGTAGGGCGAATTCGGATTCATCAAACTGAAAATGAAGATGAATCTTAG
- a CDS encoding NADH-quinone oxidoreductase subunit H — protein sequence MESTFLGINTVNFITSFLLASAVFLFMFTMGALMSWSERKQSAVLQDRIGANRAAIPLPGGKKLALWGFINNLADAIKTLVKEDFKPRAYDFLMYNLAIFFAFVPATITAAVVPFAGELRPAEFFQAWYLKWIPWLPEYFANHLPDFSFRVQVADLNVGLLYIFAISGLNIFGAILAGWSSNNKFSMMGGMRGASQMISYEISMGLSLLGLIFIYQQVDIWELVQAQRQLAWGWLPKWGIFLQPVAFFLFLFAAIAENKRIPFDLPEAESEIISGYFTEYSGFKMLLFMFAEFITIAFVAVIVTTLFFGGYSVPYLMADGFHWPWGGFTPLSHATVVILELLSFTLKVFFFCWLLQQMRWSLPRFRYDQLMKLGWQILLPLSILNLIVTIIIVAVGGF from the coding sequence ATGGAATCCACTTTTTTAGGCATTAATACCGTCAATTTTATCACGAGTTTCCTATTAGCCAGCGCTGTATTTTTGTTTATGTTCACCATGGGCGCATTGATGAGCTGGTCGGAACGAAAACAATCGGCTGTGCTGCAGGATCGCATCGGGGCGAATCGGGCGGCTATTCCCCTACCTGGTGGGAAAAAGCTGGCGCTGTGGGGGTTCATCAATAACCTGGCTGATGCTATCAAGACGTTGGTCAAAGAAGATTTCAAGCCCCGAGCGTATGATTTCTTGATGTACAATCTGGCCATCTTTTTCGCTTTCGTGCCTGCGACAATTACAGCGGCGGTAGTTCCATTTGCGGGGGAGTTGCGACCCGCCGAATTCTTCCAAGCCTGGTATCTGAAATGGATCCCCTGGCTGCCCGAATATTTTGCCAATCACCTGCCTGATTTTAGCTTTCGGGTGCAGGTCGCTGATTTGAACGTCGGTTTGCTCTATATTTTTGCTATTAGCGGACTGAATATTTTCGGCGCCATCCTGGCGGGCTGGTCGTCCAACAATAAGTTCTCCATGATGGGCGGCATGCGGGGCGCCTCTCAGATGATCTCGTACGAAATCAGCATGGGTTTATCACTGCTGGGCTTAATTTTCATTTACCAGCAAGTGGATATTTGGGAATTGGTGCAAGCCCAGCGACAGTTGGCCTGGGGCTGGCTGCCGAAATGGGGCATTTTCTTGCAGCCTGTCGCTTTCTTCCTATTTCTGTTTGCCGCCATCGCCGAAAACAAGCGCATCCCATTCGATTTGCCCGAAGCCGAGTCGGAAATTATCTCAGGCTATTTCACCGAATACTCGGGCTTCAAAATGCTGCTGTTCATGTTCGCTGAATTTATCACCATCGCCTTTGTGGCGGTCATTGTGACGACCCTGTTCTTTGGCGGCTATTCCGTGCCCTATCTCATGGCCGATGGGTTTCATTGGCCCTGGGGCGGATTTACCCCGCTCTCCCATGCGACGGTGGTGATTCTGGAATTACTGTCGTTCACGTTAAAGGTCTTTTTCTTCTGCTGGCTGTTGCAGCAGATGCGGTGGAGTTTACCCCGATTTCGTTATGACCAATTGATGAAATTGGGCTGGCAGATTTTGTTGCCGCTGTCCATTTTAAATTTGATTGTGACGATTATTATTGTAGCGGTTGGTGGGTTTTAA